One genomic segment of Anaerolineae bacterium includes these proteins:
- a CDS encoding efflux RND transporter periplasmic adaptor subunit produces MRKLLWILAVVIILAGAGFLLSSRVLPRSVARSVFPAAQITPQAGFPTTTVRPASEVAKVSAAGNVEIAQKRYVVFEVEGTVTNITVDVGDTVAAGEVLATLDTRNLERAVRQAQLNLAASQAQLDKLQEKANPAELEAAKAALASAEEQYKSLLAGASEEELAQLRANLSKAEAALKEAQTAYDKIAWRNDIGMTPQAAALQQATADYEAAKAAYEAATKGPSAAELASAQAQVANARAQLETLLAGASEAELRAAEISVEQARLSLEEAEARLAQAELRAPIAGTVLEVNITVGQEVGAGTQAFVLADLSALKLTVNVAEVDIPRIRVGQRAEVTIDALPGRTFQGVVDPIAPASTSSQGVVNYPVTIRLTDPDLSEVRPGMTAVANLLDEEASTGWLIPTNALQQRENGTFVLVLRNGAPTPIQVTPGETQGEWTLVRSPELKAGDQVIGSVTSFLNRGEAASPRPGGFGPMFRMQMPSGAGANGPRSGP; encoded by the coding sequence ATGCGCAAGCTCCTATGGATTCTGGCGGTGGTGATCATCTTGGCAGGGGCAGGCTTCCTTTTGAGCAGCCGTGTCTTGCCCCGCTCAGTAGCTCGCTCTGTATTCCCAGCAGCTCAGATTACTCCTCAAGCTGGTTTCCCCACGACTACGGTGCGGCCGGCGAGTGAGGTGGCAAAGGTGAGCGCAGCGGGCAATGTTGAGATTGCGCAGAAGCGATATGTCGTGTTCGAAGTAGAGGGAACAGTGACTAACATCACTGTAGATGTGGGCGACACCGTCGCGGCCGGTGAGGTGTTAGCAACCTTGGACACGCGCAATCTGGAGCGCGCTGTGCGACAGGCGCAGTTGAATCTCGCCGCTAGCCAGGCGCAGTTGGACAAGCTGCAGGAAAAGGCTAATCCGGCGGAGCTAGAGGCGGCCAAGGCGGCATTGGCCTCGGCCGAGGAACAATACAAGAGCCTGCTGGCAGGCGCTAGCGAAGAGGAGCTGGCGCAGTTACGGGCGAACCTTTCCAAAGCGGAGGCAGCGTTAAAGGAAGCACAGACCGCGTATGACAAGATTGCCTGGCGCAATGACATCGGGATGACCCCCCAGGCGGCAGCGCTCCAACAGGCTACTGCTGACTACGAGGCCGCTAAAGCCGCCTATGAAGCCGCTACTAAGGGGCCCAGCGCGGCGGAGTTAGCCTCGGCTCAGGCTCAGGTGGCTAACGCCAGGGCTCAACTAGAAACGCTGTTGGCTGGCGCCAGCGAGGCGGAACTGCGCGCGGCGGAGATTAGCGTTGAGCAGGCCCGCTTGAGCCTCGAGGAAGCTGAAGCTCGTCTGGCCCAGGCCGAGCTACGCGCTCCTATCGCTGGTACTGTGTTGGAGGTCAACATCACAGTCGGGCAGGAAGTAGGTGCGGGGACACAGGCGTTCGTCCTAGCCGACTTAAGCGCGCTCAAGCTCACCGTGAACGTGGCTGAAGTGGATATCCCACGCATCCGGGTGGGCCAGCGAGCTGAGGTGACGATTGATGCGCTGCCCGGTCGGACATTCCAGGGGGTAGTAGACCCCATCGCGCCTGCCAGCACTTCTTCTCAGGGTGTCGTCAACTATCCGGTCACCATTCGGTTGACCGATCCTGACCTGAGCGAAGTACGCCCCGGCATGACAGCGGTTGCCAATCTCCTCGACGAGGAGGCCAGCACGGGCTGGCTAATACCAACCAACGCGCTCCAACAACGTGAGAACGGCACCTTCGTGCTGGTGCTGCGCAATGGGGCTCCTACACCTATCCAGGTCACCCCCGGCGAGACTCAAGGTGAATGGACTCTTGTGCGATCTCCAGAGCTGAAAGCAGGAGACCAGGTGATCGGAAGCGTAACCTCTTTCCTGAACCGAGGGGAGGCTGCGAGCCCGCGGCCAGGTGGCTTTGGGCCTATGTTTCGGATGCAGATGCCCAGCGGCGCCGGCGCCAACGGGCCGCGATCGGGGCCGTAA
- a CDS encoding Uma2 family endonuclease produces MGKLRDRLLAVLQGPPMSEDELRRCLLEMAISPAQPRKITYEEFLAWADEDTWAEWVDGEVIMVSPASRLHQELAFFLGRVIGLYADLYALGKVLLPPFQMKLARSGREPDLIFIASQNLERLREAYLDGPADLVVEIVSPESIGRDRGEKFYEYEQAHIPEYWLVDPEVRRAEFYQLGVDGLFHLVPPDSEGIYRSASLPGFWIRVSWLWQNPLPMVEDVLLEIGGEAYARRWIERLRKRGFLLNR; encoded by the coding sequence ATGGGCAAGTTGCGAGACCGATTGCTGGCGGTGCTACAAGGGCCTCCGATGTCAGAGGACGAACTTCGACGCTGCCTATTAGAGATGGCGATATCGCCGGCTCAACCACGCAAAATAACTTACGAAGAATTCCTAGCCTGGGCCGACGAGGACACCTGGGCCGAGTGGGTGGATGGAGAGGTCATCATGGTCAGCCCAGCATCAAGGCTCCACCAAGAGCTTGCCTTCTTTCTAGGGAGGGTAATAGGGCTCTACGCCGATTTGTATGCGCTGGGCAAAGTCCTACTTCCTCCCTTTCAGATGAAGCTCGCCCGTTCGGGACGAGAACCTGATCTGATCTTTATCGCCAGTCAAAACCTAGAACGGCTACGAGAGGCATACCTGGACGGCCCGGCTGACCTGGTAGTGGAGATCGTATCGCCAGAAAGCATCGGGCGTGATCGAGGCGAGAAATTTTACGAATATGAGCAGGCCCATATCCCCGAATATTGGTTGGTCGATCCGGAGGTGAGACGAGCCGAATTCTATCAATTGGGGGTTGATGGGCTGTTTCATTTAGTGCCCCCTGACTCTGAGGGAATTTATCGCTCGGCCAGTCTGCCTGGCTTTTGGATCAGGGTTTCATGGCTATGGCAGAACCCCCTGCCGATGGTGGAAGACGTCCTATTGGAGATCGGCGGCGAGGCCTACGCGCGCCGCTGGATCGAGCGCTTGCGGAAGCGAGGGTTCCTGCTGAATAGGTGA